Proteins encoded by one window of Metamycoplasma subdolum:
- a CDS encoding phosphoglycerate kinase — protein MKKTIKDLKLGGKKVILRVDFNVPVENGKVVDNKRIVSTLPTIKYILGEGASLILLSHLGRVKSEVEKEQKTLLPVVKEFCNLIKREVFFIQETRGQEVRDAAKNLKPGQILFLENTRFEDLNDKAESTNNEALAKEWASLGDVFINDAFATAHRAHASTVGVAQFAKESALGFLMEEEVKHLSKLLDGFERPFVAVIGGAKVSDKIKVLERLFTVADKVLIGGGMAYTFKKAQGHNIGNSLCEDDKVELAKKFLEEYNDKIVLPVDFGISKEFANNKVIYTNPKNPNIPDGFEGLDVGPKTVKIFAQEIAKAKTIFWNGPLGVTEFSNFEMGTRKIAIEISKNKSAYSVVGGGDSAAAINKLGYQDKFSFISTGGGASIEFVQGKELPGIEAIQDK, from the coding sequence ATGAAAAAAACTATTAAAGATTTGAAATTGGGCGGAAAAAAAGTTATCCTAAGAGTTGACTTTAACGTTCCAGTTGAAAATGGAAAAGTTGTTGATAACAAAAGAATCGTTTCAACTTTACCAACTATAAAATACATTTTAGGTGAAGGTGCTTCATTAATTCTTTTAAGCCATTTAGGAAGAGTTAAATCAGAAGTTGAAAAAGAACAAAAAACACTTTTACCTGTTGTAAAAGAATTCTGCAATTTAATTAAAAGAGAAGTATTCTTTATTCAAGAAACTCGTGGACAAGAAGTAAGAGATGCTGCTAAAAATTTAAAACCTGGACAAATATTATTTTTAGAAAACACTCGTTTTGAAGATCTAAATGACAAAGCTGAATCTACAAATAATGAAGCACTTGCAAAAGAATGAGCAAGTTTAGGTGATGTATTTATTAATGACGCTTTTGCAACTGCACATCGTGCTCACGCATCAACTGTTGGAGTAGCACAATTTGCAAAAGAAAGTGCACTTGGCTTCTTAATGGAAGAAGAAGTTAAACACTTATCAAAACTATTAGATGGTTTTGAACGTCCTTTTGTAGCAGTAATTGGTGGTGCAAAAGTTTCAGATAAAATTAAAGTTTTAGAAAGGCTTTTCACCGTTGCTGACAAAGTTTTAATTGGTGGTGGAATGGCTTACACCTTCAAGAAAGCACAAGGACACAATATTGGAAATTCACTTTGTGAAGATGACAAAGTTGAACTTGCTAAGAAGTTTTTAGAAGAATACAATGACAAAATTGTTCTACCTGTTGACTTCGGTATTTCTAAAGAATTTGCTAATAATAAAGTAATTTACACTAATCCTAAAAACCCAAATATTCCTGATGGATTTGAAGGGCTTGATGTTGGTCCTAAAACAGTCAAGATTTTTGCTCAAGAAATTGCAAAAGCAAAAACTATTTTCTGAAATGGTCCTTTAGGTGTTACTGAATTTTCAAATTTTGAAATGGGAACACGTAAAATTGCTATTGAAATTAGTAAAAACAAATCTGCTTACTCAGTTGTAGGTGGTGGTGATTCAGCTGCTGCTATTAATAAATTAGGATATCAAGACAAATTCTCATTTATCTCAACTGGTGGTGGAGCTTCAATTGAATTTGTTCAAGGAAAAGAATTACCTGGAATTGAAGCAATTCAAGATAAATAA
- a CDS encoding diadenylate cyclase has product MTEKILLYTILGMVCFLFLVSFARYLFLFVSHVKKLKTKREALGQSTKIRLIHQLREALEYLSRNRTGAIITIENHDNLDLLRTDGIIIDANISSSLIIAIFNKKSPLHDGAIIIRGNKIYYASTYYKITKKSIDNKYGARHRAGMGISEICDATTLIVSEETGGISLAQQGTLRQILPEQLQEVLSDIFQETV; this is encoded by the coding sequence ATGACTGAGAAAATTCTTTTATATACAATTTTAGGTATGGTTTGCTTTTTATTTTTAGTTTCATTTGCACGTTATCTTTTTCTTTTTGTATCACATGTTAAGAAACTAAAAACAAAAAGAGAGGCATTAGGACAATCAACAAAAATTCGTTTGATTCACCAACTTAGAGAAGCTTTAGAATATCTTTCAAGAAACAGAACTGGAGCAATTATTACTATTGAAAACCATGATAATTTAGATCTTTTAAGAACAGACGGAATTATCATTGATGCTAATATTTCAAGTTCATTAATTATTGCAATTTTTAACAAAAAAAGTCCTTTACATGATGGAGCAATAATTATTCGTGGCAATAAAATTTACTATGCTTCAACCTATTACAAAATTACTAAAAAATCAATTGATAATAAGTATGGTGCAAGACATAGAGCAGGAATGGGGATTAGTGAAATTTGTGATGCGACAACCTTAATTGTTTCTGAGGAAACTGGTGGAATTTCGCTAGCACAACAAGGAACATTGAGACAAATTTTGCCTGAACAATTACAAGAAGTTCTATCTGATATTTTTCAAGAAACTGTGTAA
- a CDS encoding DUF402 domain-containing protein, producing MKKQEINKANDIQCFDDLMSAPCYDFQVKNRPRHLFNMGQITTIKAYKYDGTLYRQYEGAKIIANLNDFVVVLLMKSKVQEKDINWVVSDPILFFFAKNHFYNASVTLNKNKPNYIYVNLASPFFIDKQVIKYIDLDIDIKSYIDKEFNVIDWMDFKTSIEAYNYPLELIYRLYDELDFLYDQFKNKNGVFSKNLTAGIEKMLRESGDI from the coding sequence ATGAAAAAACAAGAAATAAATAAAGCGAATGATATACAATGCTTTGACGATTTAATGTCAGCACCTTGCTATGACTTTCAAGTAAAAAATCGGCCACGCCACCTTTTTAATATGGGGCAAATTACAACCATCAAAGCTTATAAATATGACGGAACTTTATACCGTCAATATGAAGGGGCTAAAATAATTGCGAACCTTAATGACTTTGTTGTGGTCTTACTTATGAAATCAAAAGTCCAAGAAAAAGATATTAACTGAGTTGTTTCAGATCCAATCTTATTTTTCTTTGCAAAGAATCATTTTTATAATGCATCAGTAACTTTAAATAAGAACAAACCGAACTACATTTATGTTAATTTGGCAAGTCCGTTTTTCATAGATAAACAAGTCATTAAATATATTGACCTTGACATTGATATTAAAAGTTATATTGATAAAGAGTTTAACGTTATTGATTGAATGGATTTCAAGACTTCAATCGAAGCTTATAACTATCCTTTAGAACTAATTTATCGTTTATATGATGAACTTGATTTTTTATATGATCAGTTCAAAAATAAAAATGGAGTTTTTTCAAAAAATCTAACAGCAGGTATTGAAAAAATGTTGCGTGAAAGTGGCGATATTTAG
- a CDS encoding DJ-1/PfpI family protein encodes MKLLVLLHPKFNDIELIVTLGALKKASIFSEIEFYNHKYTSARGQYGLCEYYVNNKTDIDKYDAIFIPGGKSAQELREDRKSLDVIEYFVKMERYVFAICDTPNALYEKGIFKDDVKYSSYPIQNIRQTASKNRNENLSTVYNGRIVTGRSAGAAVEFALSIIETLKGKEFAKAAKEQIFGL; translated from the coding sequence ATGAAACTACTAGTACTACTACACCCAAAATTCAATGATATTGAATTAATAGTAACTTTGGGAGCTCTTAAAAAAGCATCTATTTTCAGCGAAATTGAATTCTACAACCATAAATACACATCAGCGAGAGGACAATACGGACTTTGTGAATATTACGTTAACAACAAAACGGATATTGATAAATATGATGCAATCTTCATTCCTGGTGGAAAAAGTGCACAAGAACTAAGAGAAGATAGAAAGTCTTTAGATGTTATTGAATACTTTGTAAAAATGGAGAGATATGTTTTTGCAATTTGCGACACACCTAATGCATTGTACGAAAAAGGAATTTTTAAAGATGATGTTAAATATTCATCTTACCCAATTCAAAATATTCGTCAAACTGCAAGCAAAAACAGAAACGAAAACTTGTCTACAGTTTATAACGGAAGAATTGTTACTGGTAGATCAGCAGGAGCAGCAGTTGAATTTGCTCTTTCAATTATTGAAACATTAAAAGGCAAAGAATTTGCTAAGGCTGCTAAAGAACAAATTTTTGGTCTTTAA